Proteins encoded in a region of the Halioglobus maricola genome:
- a CDS encoding acyl-CoA dehydrogenase family protein has translation MDFTFTEDQLLFQESVRDFLMNEITPERIRASWETETGRSPELWAQLAELGLTGLTVPEAHGGLGMSELDFVLLAQECGYVALPEPLVNTVLVAVPLLQAMGGELAELWLPKVAAGEARVVAGIEQNMLAEDAHVADLVLWYTDGKWFALTPEQMTLQFNESVDPSRKLFSLTVNDGVAAVATGDEASTLLEATRNRGALGAAAQALGLAQRMIDISVQYTSERQQFGQAIGAFQAVKHHMANVAVRLEYAKAPVHRAAYAIAGGEEIASHAVSQAKLVACEAASLAAKNCIQVHGAMGYTWEVDLHIFMKKAWALANTWGDAAFHKERVAQHIFAEGAALGADGTFG, from the coding sequence ATGGATTTCACGTTTACTGAAGACCAACTGTTGTTTCAGGAATCGGTGCGCGATTTCCTCATGAACGAAATCACACCGGAGCGGATTCGTGCCAGTTGGGAAACCGAAACAGGCCGCAGTCCCGAATTGTGGGCGCAACTGGCTGAGCTCGGATTAACAGGCTTGACGGTGCCTGAAGCGCATGGCGGTCTCGGCATGAGCGAACTCGATTTCGTACTGCTGGCGCAGGAGTGCGGCTATGTCGCCCTGCCCGAACCTCTGGTCAATACCGTGCTGGTGGCGGTTCCCTTGTTGCAGGCGATGGGGGGAGAGCTGGCGGAGCTGTGGTTACCGAAAGTGGCCGCAGGTGAAGCGCGTGTGGTGGCAGGCATCGAGCAGAATATGCTGGCGGAAGACGCCCATGTCGCCGATCTCGTGCTGTGGTACACCGATGGAAAGTGGTTTGCGCTGACGCCGGAACAGATGACTTTGCAGTTCAACGAGTCGGTAGACCCGTCACGCAAGCTGTTCAGCCTGACGGTCAATGACGGCGTCGCCGCGGTGGCGACTGGCGATGAGGCATCCACGCTGCTTGAAGCCACGCGAAATCGCGGTGCTCTCGGCGCTGCTGCCCAGGCTCTGGGTCTTGCCCAGCGGATGATTGATATTTCGGTGCAGTACACCAGTGAGCGTCAGCAATTTGGCCAGGCGATTGGTGCTTTCCAGGCGGTGAAGCACCACATGGCGAATGTTGCCGTTCGCCTGGAGTACGCCAAAGCGCCGGTCCATCGCGCTGCCTATGCGATTGCGGGCGGGGAAGAGATTGCCTCACACGCGGTCTCCCAGGCGAAATTGGTCGCTTGTGAAGCGGCCAGTCTGGCAGCCAAGAACTGTATTCAGGTGCATGGCGCGATGGGGTACACCTGGGAGGTGGATCTGCATATTTTCATGAAAAAGGCCTGGGCTCTGGCCAATACCTGGGGCGACGCCGCATTCCACAAGGAGCGCGTGGCACAACATATTTTTGCTGAGGGCGCGGCACTGGGTGCCGATGGCACCTTCGGCTAA
- a CDS encoding acyl-CoA dehydrogenase, translated as MDLNFTEKQNAFREEVRSWLAANVPAEPLTTFDTAEGFEQHREWEAKLNAGCWGMVTWPEELGGRACDLIEWLIFEEEYYKSRAPLRVNQNGIFLLGPTLMEYGTEEQKARILPKMANGEEVWAQGWSEPNAGSDMAAIRSTAKLEGDKYIINGQKTWSTRAVWADWCFGMFRTDPDSERHRGLTFILVPLDSPGITVRPIPQLDGLPGFAEIFFDNVEVDVSNRLGDEGAGWSVAMATAGFERGLMLRSPARFQETARRLVELYRENRAVAERDPAVKDAVISAYMAAESYCLTTYQTACRLNKGGKIGAESSTNKIFWSELDQDMHATAMSILGARAELLPHAPDAVGVGSWLDGWLFSQSGPIYAGTNEVQRNIIAERMLGMPRK; from the coding sequence ATGGATCTTAATTTTACCGAGAAACAAAACGCCTTCCGTGAAGAAGTGCGCAGCTGGCTTGCGGCGAACGTACCTGCCGAGCCGCTGACGACTTTCGACACCGCTGAGGGTTTCGAGCAGCACCGCGAGTGGGAAGCGAAACTGAATGCGGGCTGCTGGGGCATGGTGACCTGGCCCGAAGAGCTAGGGGGGCGCGCCTGCGACCTGATCGAGTGGCTGATCTTCGAGGAAGAGTACTACAAGTCTCGCGCGCCATTGCGGGTTAACCAGAATGGTATTTTCCTGCTCGGGCCCACGCTGATGGAATACGGTACCGAAGAACAGAAAGCCCGGATCCTGCCCAAGATGGCGAATGGCGAAGAGGTATGGGCCCAGGGCTGGTCGGAGCCTAACGCTGGTTCCGATATGGCAGCGATTCGTTCCACTGCGAAGCTTGAAGGCGACAAATACATTATCAATGGCCAGAAAACCTGGTCTACTCGCGCGGTGTGGGCGGACTGGTGCTTTGGCATGTTTCGCACTGACCCTGACTCCGAGCGCCACCGGGGTCTGACTTTTATCCTCGTGCCACTGGATTCGCCGGGTATCACTGTGCGGCCGATTCCACAGCTGGATGGCTTGCCTGGTTTTGCTGAAATCTTCTTCGACAATGTTGAAGTGGATGTCTCAAATCGCCTTGGTGACGAGGGTGCAGGATGGAGTGTGGCCATGGCCACTGCCGGTTTTGAACGAGGCCTGATGCTGCGTTCTCCGGCACGCTTCCAGGAGACTGCGCGACGCCTTGTAGAGCTTTATCGTGAAAACCGTGCAGTTGCCGAGCGTGATCCGGCCGTCAAGGATGCGGTGATAAGTGCCTACATGGCGGCGGAGAGCTATTGCCTGACAACCTACCAGACAGCCTGTCGCCTGAACAAGGGGGGCAAGATCGGCGCTGAGTCATCCACCAACAAAATATTCTGGTCCGAACTCGACCAAGATATGCACGCCACCGCCATGAGTATTCTCGGTGCCCGCGCCGAACTGCTGCCCCATGCACCGGATGCGGTAGGCGTAGGCAGCTGGCTGGATGGTTGGTTGTTCTCCCAGTCTGGGCCCATCTATGCCGGTACCAACGAAGTCCAGAGAAACATTATTGCCGAGCGCATGCTCGGAATGCCGAGGAAGTAA
- a CDS encoding enoyl-CoA hydratase family protein: MTKPFTTSIEHGIAEMMLDHPPVNAFDSAGWFAIADEIDALGANDDVRVIVIGSASKGFCAGVDIKELAADGSKIVDVNKGNYETFRAIHRNPKPVIVALHNFVLGGGIGMAGAADIIVCSECARFGVPEIDRGAMGGGAHLQRMFPVQKVRYMYFTGEFIDAQEAYRLGAVEKVVPLNDLMATAREIAAKIAEKSPAMVKLAKEALTGIEDGNLEDKYRWEQGFTLEAYTAGDSQESRDAFVEKRDAKF; this comes from the coding sequence ATGACCAAGCCCTTTACCACCAGTATTGAACACGGCATCGCTGAAATGATGCTCGATCATCCGCCGGTGAACGCCTTTGACAGTGCCGGCTGGTTTGCCATTGCCGACGAAATCGATGCACTCGGCGCGAATGATGACGTCCGTGTGATTGTAATTGGTTCCGCCAGCAAAGGTTTTTGCGCCGGCGTTGATATCAAGGAACTCGCCGCGGATGGCAGCAAGATTGTCGATGTTAACAAGGGCAATTACGAAACCTTCCGCGCCATCCATCGCAATCCCAAGCCGGTAATCGTTGCGTTGCACAACTTTGTGCTCGGCGGCGGTATCGGTATGGCGGGCGCAGCAGACATCATTGTGTGTTCAGAGTGTGCCCGTTTTGGTGTGCCCGAGATCGACCGTGGCGCCATGGGTGGCGGCGCACACCTGCAGCGCATGTTCCCGGTGCAGAAAGTTCGCTACATGTATTTTACCGGCGAGTTTATCGACGCTCAGGAGGCCTATCGTCTGGGCGCAGTTGAAAAGGTTGTGCCGCTGAATGATCTGATGGCTACCGCGCGCGAAATCGCGGCGAAAATAGCCGAGAAATCTCCCGCCATGGTCAAGCTGGCGAAGGAGGCTCTCACGGGTATTGAGGACGGTAACCTGGAAGACAAATACCGGTGGGAGCAGGGCTTTACCCTGGAAGCCTATACCGCAGGTGACTCCCAGGAATCTCGCGACGCTTTTGTCGAAAAGCGCGACGCCAAATTCTAG
- a CDS encoding NAD(P)H-dependent flavin oxidoreductase, with amino-acid sequence MLQTRLTELLGCQYPIVQTAMGWVADPRLVAGSCNAGGFGFLAGATIPADEMERDILRVKDLTAKPFGVNFHMYQPNAADIVDMVIRHGVKAVSYSRSPGPELIGKLKDAGVVCMPTVGLPKHAIKAVELGADVVTVQGGEGGGHTGAIPTTLLIPQIVDAVGDKVPVVAAGGFKDGRGLTAALSWGADGIAMGTRFLMTEESPVPRETLQRYIDCNNPGAIIVSRAMDGLPQRMIMNELLAGLEKAGPLQKLIIALRNGLAFREHTGATFTSLLKSAWQMHKDADITTSQAMMSANAPMIIQKAMVDGQPSEGVLPSGQVAGVIDQLLSCEELMNSIVSEAEERLKILAQRVN; translated from the coding sequence ATGCTCCAGACGCGATTGACAGAACTACTTGGCTGCCAATACCCCATCGTGCAAACCGCGATGGGTTGGGTGGCTGATCCCAGGCTGGTAGCAGGCAGCTGCAACGCTGGCGGTTTCGGCTTTCTGGCTGGTGCGACTATTCCCGCCGATGAAATGGAACGGGATATCTTGCGGGTAAAGGATCTCACCGCTAAGCCTTTTGGTGTGAACTTCCACATGTACCAGCCCAACGCGGCTGACATTGTCGACATGGTTATTCGCCACGGCGTGAAGGCCGTGAGTTATTCGCGCTCTCCGGGTCCCGAGTTGATCGGCAAGTTAAAGGACGCCGGCGTTGTCTGCATGCCGACCGTGGGTTTACCGAAACACGCCATCAAAGCGGTGGAACTCGGCGCCGACGTGGTCACAGTGCAGGGTGGCGAGGGCGGTGGCCATACTGGCGCCATACCCACCACACTGCTGATTCCGCAAATTGTGGATGCTGTTGGCGACAAAGTGCCAGTGGTCGCCGCCGGTGGCTTCAAAGATGGCCGCGGCCTTACCGCTGCGCTTTCCTGGGGCGCCGATGGGATTGCGATGGGTACACGTTTCCTCATGACCGAGGAGAGCCCGGTGCCGCGGGAAACCTTGCAGCGCTACATCGATTGCAACAATCCGGGCGCGATCATTGTTTCCCGGGCGATGGATGGTCTGCCGCAGCGCATGATCATGAATGAACTACTCGCGGGCCTGGAGAAGGCCGGACCACTGCAGAAGCTGATCATCGCTTTGCGCAATGGCCTCGCCTTTCGTGAGCATACCGGCGCTACGTTCACCAGCCTGCTGAAGTCGGCCTGGCAAATGCACAAGGACGCCGACATTACGACCTCGCAGGCCATGATGTCGGCCAATGCGCCGATGATTATCCAGAAAGCCATGGTCGATGGGCAACCGTCTGAAGGCGTATTGCCCTCGGGGCAGGTAGCCGGTGTGATCGACCAACTGCTCAGCTGTGAAGAGCTGATGAATTCTATTGTGAGCGAAGCTGAAGAGCGGCTCAAAATACTCGCCCAGCGGGTCAATTAA
- a CDS encoding CoA-transferase subunit beta — MTVASDYTLAELCIVAASKAFANDGEVLATGIGVIPRLAASLAMKTSNPDLMMTDSEAWMLSEPNPIGKRGDDHVQANESWMGFSRIFDNVWSGRRHAMLGPTQIDKYGQTNTSALGGTYEAPKVMMLGARGFPGNSISHPNSFFVPSHNTRVFMEGECDFVSSIGYNPERLPKGHSLDDIDIRLIVTDLCVMDFGGPDHQVRLVSLHPGITAAQVQENTAYPVFVEGDIPTTEAPTLEQLAIIAEMDPHNQRAYQIKDNPAGERG, encoded by the coding sequence ATGACTGTAGCAAGCGATTACACCCTGGCCGAACTTTGCATCGTGGCCGCAAGCAAGGCTTTTGCGAATGACGGCGAAGTACTCGCCACGGGCATTGGCGTGATTCCACGCCTGGCAGCCAGCCTGGCGATGAAGACATCGAATCCGGATCTGATGATGACTGACTCAGAAGCCTGGATGCTGAGCGAGCCTAATCCCATCGGCAAGCGCGGTGACGACCACGTGCAAGCCAATGAGAGTTGGATGGGCTTCTCCCGTATCTTTGACAATGTCTGGAGCGGGCGGCGTCACGCGATGTTGGGTCCTACCCAGATCGACAAATACGGGCAGACCAACACGTCCGCGTTGGGCGGGACCTACGAGGCCCCCAAGGTGATGATGCTGGGCGCCCGCGGCTTCCCGGGAAACTCTATTTCACATCCCAATAGCTTTTTCGTTCCCAGCCATAACACGCGCGTGTTCATGGAAGGTGAGTGTGATTTCGTATCGTCCATTGGTTACAACCCTGAGCGCTTGCCCAAAGGGCACAGTCTCGACGATATCGATATCCGCCTGATTGTCACCGATCTGTGCGTCATGGATTTTGGTGGCCCTGATCATCAGGTGCGGCTGGTGTCCCTGCATCCGGGAATCACCGCTGCGCAGGTGCAGGAGAACACCGCCTATCCGGTCTTTGTTGAGGGTGATATACCCACCACCGAAGCACCTACCCTGGAGCAGCTGGCCATCATCGCTGAGATGGATCCGCATAATCAGCGCGCCTATCAGATTAAGGACAATCCCGCCGGGGAGCGCGGCTAG
- a CDS encoding CoA transferase subunit A has product MNKQMTAADVVAQLEDGMTIGIGGWGPRRKPMALVREILRSDIKDLTIVSYGGADVGMLCAAGKVKKVVFAFVSLDFIPLEPYFRKARQSGSIEVMEIDEGMMLLGLRAAAWGVPYIPTEVGLGTDIVTKNPDIKVVDSPYDDKEWVAMPALKLDVSLIHADRADDRGVCQIAGPDHYMDDWFARAADKTFVSCDEMVDSQYFHDPAQARLVHWERSQTTGVVEIAGGAHPTSCSPAYGFDVPHFKAYTGSAKEETGFQGYLDTFLGANEEEYQQNVGGLDAIRAIELPTY; this is encoded by the coding sequence ATGAACAAGCAGATGACAGCGGCTGACGTCGTCGCCCAACTGGAAGATGGTATGACCATCGGTATTGGCGGCTGGGGCCCCCGGCGTAAACCCATGGCTCTGGTGCGGGAGATTCTGCGCTCCGATATCAAGGACCTGACTATCGTGTCCTACGGCGGTGCCGACGTGGGTATGCTGTGTGCAGCGGGCAAAGTAAAGAAGGTGGTTTTTGCCTTTGTATCGCTGGATTTTATTCCTCTTGAACCCTACTTCCGCAAAGCGCGTCAGTCTGGCTCTATCGAGGTGATGGAAATCGACGAAGGCATGATGTTGCTGGGCCTGCGCGCTGCCGCCTGGGGAGTGCCCTATATACCTACTGAAGTGGGGCTGGGTACTGATATCGTCACTAAAAACCCTGACATCAAAGTTGTCGACAGCCCCTATGACGACAAAGAGTGGGTTGCCATGCCCGCACTGAAACTCGACGTATCGCTCATTCATGCCGACCGGGCTGATGACCGGGGTGTGTGTCAGATAGCCGGGCCGGACCATTATATGGATGACTGGTTTGCTCGTGCTGCCGACAAGACCTTCGTCTCCTGTGACGAGATGGTAGATAGCCAATACTTCCACGACCCTGCCCAGGCTCGCCTGGTGCACTGGGAACGCTCCCAGACCACTGGTGTGGTTGAAATTGCCGGCGGGGCTCATCCGACTTCCTGCTCACCGGCGTACGGTTTTGATGTGCCGCACTTCAAGGCATATACCGGTTCCGCGAAGGAGGAGACCGGGTTTCAGGGGTATCTGGACACGTTCCTCGGAGCCAATGAGGAAGAATATCAGCAGAATGTGGGTGGCCTTGACGCTATCCGTGCCATTGAACTGCCCACTTACTGA
- a CDS encoding Lrp/AsnC family transcriptional regulator, translating into MTRKLDEVDKAIVERLAPDARISNREIAESLGVSEGTVRARIKRMEEEKQVRITAVTNIDRFENHALAYIWIEVERSDQARQVASKLSEVEELGFVGVMLGRSDILAITMVRNAEHLAQFVHARITSIDGVRRTESTLGVNFIKHDYRMARIVS; encoded by the coding sequence ATGACGCGTAAGCTCGACGAAGTCGACAAGGCTATTGTCGAACGGCTGGCGCCCGATGCACGGATTAGCAATCGCGAGATTGCCGAGAGTCTGGGCGTCAGTGAGGGCACGGTGCGCGCGCGGATCAAGCGCATGGAAGAAGAAAAGCAGGTGCGCATCACCGCGGTGACCAATATCGATCGTTTCGAAAATCACGCGCTCGCGTACATCTGGATAGAAGTAGAGCGCAGTGATCAGGCCCGGCAGGTCGCCAGCAAATTGTCAGAAGTGGAAGAGCTCGGGTTCGTAGGTGTGATGCTCGGTCGCTCCGACATTCTCGCCATCACGATGGTGCGTAATGCTGAACACCTGGCCCAGTTCGTCCACGCAAGAATCACTAGTATCGACGGGGTGCGGCGCACAGAAAGCACGCTCGGGGTTAATTTTATCAAGCACGATTACCGCATGGCGCGGATCGTCAGTTAA
- a CDS encoding Lrp/AsnC family transcriptional regulator has protein sequence MNFAASTDNSGPSIDLDETDIGIIELLRTDGRMPYRAIARELNITEATVRSRVRRLEETNTMRVVAVTDTQAAGFDMLLAVGVQVEGRAPEEVARELAQIPEVFSVNAVVGTHDIEILVVAADQQGLNTLLSETLATLAGVCKLTPSLAVDVLKNQPDWVPFHDA, from the coding sequence GTGAATTTCGCTGCCAGCACCGATAACTCCGGGCCATCCATCGACCTGGACGAGACGGACATCGGAATCATCGAATTATTGCGTACGGATGGCCGCATGCCATATCGCGCCATCGCACGTGAATTGAACATTACCGAAGCCACGGTGCGCAGCCGGGTTCGCCGGCTGGAAGAAACCAACACCATGCGCGTGGTAGCGGTAACCGACACCCAGGCGGCAGGTTTCGATATGTTGCTCGCCGTCGGGGTTCAGGTAGAGGGCAGGGCACCGGAAGAGGTGGCGCGCGAACTCGCACAGATACCGGAAGTGTTCTCGGTGAACGCAGTGGTGGGCACCCACGATATAGAAATCCTCGTTGTCGCCGCCGACCAGCAGGGCCTGAATACCCTGCTCAGTGAGACGCTGGCGACGCTTGCTGGAGTGTGCAAGCTGACCCCTTCACTCGCGGTGGACGTACTCAAGAATCAGCCGGACTGGGTGCCATTCCATGACGCGTAA
- a CDS encoding FadD3 family acyl-CoA ligase, with protein MPDSYQPRTLPQLVAEAAAQHGDRTAITDGDVQLSYTGLDAARVEAGRAFIAAGLEKGDRIAIWAPNIYQWIIAALGAQSVGGVLVPLNTRMKGAEAAYVLNASGARLLFTVGEFLGVNYPALLEGQSLPALESTVMLDGGLGGPAWEDFLAAGEAIAAGEVAARAAQVVPDDVLDILYTSGTTGNPKGVVTCHGQNIRTFENWSATVGLRADDNYLVINPFFHSFGYKAGWLAAIIRGAHILPVRSFDLDEVLAQIARDRISMIPGPPTIYQSLLAHPRRHEFDLSSLRLAVTGAAPVPVALVDQMRGELGFEVVVTAYGLTESCGVVSICRADDSAERISHSSGRAMDGVEMKCVDSEGNTVAPGAEGEIWFRGFNVMRGYLDNPEETHKTITEDGWLKTGDVGVMDEDGYVRITDRIKDMFIVGGFNTYPAEIENILCSMPGVARAAVIGVPDERMGEVAHAYIVVEAGVDIDEAAVIAWSREQMANYKVPRSVGFLQEFPMNAGGKILKNKLRDLAAEESR; from the coding sequence ATGCCGGATTCCTACCAGCCCCGAACTCTGCCCCAGTTAGTGGCCGAAGCCGCTGCCCAGCACGGTGATCGCACTGCTATTACCGATGGCGATGTGCAGTTGAGCTATACGGGGCTCGATGCGGCACGTGTCGAGGCTGGCCGGGCTTTTATTGCAGCGGGACTTGAAAAGGGCGACCGTATCGCGATCTGGGCGCCCAATATCTATCAGTGGATTATTGCTGCCCTCGGCGCCCAGTCAGTGGGTGGTGTGCTGGTGCCCTTGAATACCCGGATGAAGGGCGCTGAAGCGGCCTATGTGCTCAACGCCAGTGGCGCAAGGTTGCTATTCACCGTGGGGGAATTTCTCGGGGTAAATTACCCTGCTTTACTCGAGGGCCAATCTCTGCCGGCTCTGGAGAGTACGGTGATGCTCGATGGTGGTTTGGGCGGCCCGGCCTGGGAGGATTTTCTCGCTGCCGGAGAAGCTATTGCCGCTGGCGAGGTGGCAGCCAGAGCCGCGCAAGTTGTGCCCGATGATGTGCTGGATATTCTCTACACGTCAGGCACGACGGGCAATCCCAAGGGGGTGGTGACCTGCCACGGACAGAACATTCGCACTTTCGAAAACTGGAGTGCCACTGTTGGTCTGCGCGCAGACGACAATTACCTGGTGATCAATCCTTTTTTCCACTCCTTTGGCTATAAGGCCGGGTGGCTGGCTGCAATCATTCGCGGCGCCCATATTCTGCCGGTGCGCAGTTTTGATTTGGACGAAGTGCTGGCGCAGATCGCTCGCGATCGCATTTCCATGATCCCTGGCCCTCCGACGATCTATCAGTCACTGCTAGCCCATCCTCGACGCCACGAATTCGATCTTTCCAGTTTGCGCCTGGCCGTGACCGGGGCCGCACCGGTGCCTGTGGCGCTGGTCGACCAGATGCGAGGTGAACTCGGCTTTGAAGTTGTTGTTACCGCCTATGGCCTCACGGAATCCTGCGGCGTGGTTTCCATCTGTCGCGCTGATGACAGTGCCGAGCGAATTTCCCACAGTTCTGGTCGCGCCATGGATGGTGTGGAGATGAAGTGCGTGGACAGCGAAGGCAATACCGTCGCTCCAGGTGCAGAGGGAGAAATCTGGTTCAGGGGTTTCAATGTTATGCGCGGTTACCTTGATAACCCCGAGGAAACGCACAAGACCATTACTGAGGATGGCTGGTTGAAAACCGGCGATGTCGGGGTGATGGATGAAGATGGCTATGTTCGCATTACCGATCGCATCAAGGACATGTTCATTGTCGGTGGATTCAATACGTACCCGGCTGAAATAGAGAACATTCTCTGCTCCATGCCCGGAGTAGCGCGCGCTGCGGTGATCGGGGTTCCCGATGAGCGCATGGGCGAAGTGGCGCATGCCTATATAGTGGTTGAGGCTGGTGTTGATATTGACGAGGCTGCGGTTATCGCCTGGTCGCGTGAGCAGATGGCGAACTACAAAGTGCCTCGTAGCGTGGGGTTCCTTCAAGAGTTTCCCATGAACGCAGGCGGAAAAATCCTTAAAAACAAATTGCGTGATCTGGCCGCTGAGGAGTCACGGTGA
- a CDS encoding MBL fold metallo-hydrolase, with protein sequence MLDHGVPFRLNPLVRRIVAPNPGAMTGAGTNTYLLGDEQVAVLDPGPAIPSHIDAILEAGGDRIKWVVCTHTHVDHSPAWKAIAEATGAKPLGMSPGDNMFQDETFKPIWELEHDDVLRSDEFTLRAIHTPGHVSNHFCFFLEEERMLFAGDHIMNGSTVVIVPPSGDMKAYIESLQLLLRYDLHLIAPGHGEVMEDSRAIVDWLVNHRLQREAKVIKGLQSIGRAGLDTLVKVVYDDVDEGLHEMAKLSMSAHLIKLHHENRALQHPEDDTWELITL encoded by the coding sequence ATGCTTGATCACGGCGTACCTTTTCGGCTGAACCCACTGGTCAGGCGTATTGTTGCGCCTAATCCAGGTGCTATGACTGGCGCGGGCACCAATACCTACCTGCTGGGCGACGAACAGGTTGCGGTACTGGACCCTGGCCCGGCGATCCCCTCGCATATCGACGCGATTCTTGAGGCGGGCGGCGACCGGATTAAATGGGTGGTTTGCACTCACACGCATGTTGATCATTCCCCTGCCTGGAAGGCGATTGCTGAGGCCACCGGCGCCAAGCCGTTGGGAATGTCTCCTGGTGACAATATGTTTCAGGATGAGACCTTCAAGCCTATCTGGGAGCTTGAACACGACGATGTGTTGCGCAGTGATGAGTTTACCCTCAGGGCCATCCATACCCCCGGCCACGTGAGTAATCATTTCTGCTTCTTTCTGGAGGAGGAGCGCATGCTGTTCGCCGGCGACCACATCATGAATGGCTCCACCGTGGTGATCGTGCCTCCCAGCGGCGATATGAAAGCGTATATCGAATCGCTGCAATTACTGTTGCGCTACGACTTGCACCTGATAGCGCCCGGTCACGGCGAGGTGATGGAAGATTCCAGGGCTATTGTGGATTGGTTGGTGAATCACCGCCTGCAACGCGAAGCGAAGGTCATCAAAGGCCTGCAGAGCATTGGCAGGGCTGGGCTGGACACGTTGGTAAAGGTGGTTTACGACGATGTGGACGAGGGCCTGCACGAGATGGCCAAGCTTTCCATGAGCGCTCATCTGATCAAGTTGCACCATGAGAATCGAGCCCTGCAGCATCCGGAAGACGACACCTGGGAGTTGATCACTCTGTAA
- the fabV gene encoding enoyl-ACP reductase FabV, with amino-acid sequence MIIKPRVRGFLCITTHPTGCEANVKKQIDYVKSQGVLADGPKRVLVIGASTGYGLASRISAAFGSGASTLGVFFEKEGTERKPGTAGWYNSAAFHKFAGEEGLYAKSINGDAFSDEIKQKTIETIKADMGQVDLVVYSLAAPRRQHPVTGEIHNSTLKPIGKDTVQKGVNTDKEEVQDFHIEQANDEEIANTVAVMGGEDWQMWIEALDAAGVLAEGAKTTAYTYIGDKLTWDIYWHGTIGAAKKDLDKRVVDIRERLAAKGGDARVSVLKAVVTQASAAIPAMPIYLALLFKVMKENGSHEGCIEQVDGLFRDSLYGAEPYLDEDGRLRADRKELDPAVQAAVADLWQDINTETLRELSDFAGYKREFLQLFGFEVDGVDYDADVDPIANIENMV; translated from the coding sequence ATGATCATCAAACCACGCGTTCGCGGTTTTCTCTGTATTACTACCCATCCCACCGGCTGTGAGGCCAATGTCAAAAAGCAGATCGACTACGTAAAGTCCCAGGGTGTGCTGGCTGACGGACCCAAGCGCGTATTGGTGATCGGTGCCTCCACCGGCTATGGCCTGGCGTCCCGGATCAGTGCTGCCTTTGGGTCGGGCGCGTCCACACTGGGAGTTTTCTTCGAGAAAGAGGGCACTGAACGCAAGCCCGGCACCGCAGGCTGGTACAACTCAGCGGCTTTCCACAAGTTTGCTGGCGAGGAAGGTTTGTATGCCAAGAGCATTAACGGCGATGCATTTTCCGACGAGATTAAGCAGAAGACCATCGAGACAATCAAGGCCGATATGGGCCAGGTGGATCTGGTGGTCTACAGCCTGGCCGCGCCGCGCCGCCAACACCCTGTCACGGGTGAGATACACAACTCAACACTCAAGCCCATCGGCAAAGACACTGTGCAGAAGGGTGTTAACACCGACAAGGAAGAGGTGCAGGACTTCCATATCGAGCAGGCCAACGATGAAGAAATCGCTAACACCGTGGCGGTTATGGGCGGTGAAGACTGGCAGATGTGGATCGAGGCCCTGGATGCGGCCGGAGTACTGGCCGAGGGCGCCAAGACGACAGCTTATACCTACATCGGTGACAAGCTCACCTGGGATATCTACTGGCACGGCACCATCGGTGCGGCCAAGAAAGATCTCGACAAGCGCGTTGTCGATATTCGCGAACGCCTTGCCGCCAAGGGTGGTGATGCGAGGGTTTCCGTACTCAAGGCCGTGGTCACGCAGGCCAGCGCGGCCATTCCCGCCATGCCGATTTATCTGGCGCTGCTGTTCAAGGTGATGAAAGAGAACGGCAGTCACGAGGGTTGTATTGAGCAGGTCGATGGCCTTTTCCGCGATTCACTGTATGGCGCCGAGCCCTATCTTGATGAGGACGGCCGCTTGCGGGCAGATCGTAAGGAGCTGGATCCTGCAGTTCAGGCTGCAGTTGCTGATCTGTGGCAGGACATCAATACCGAGACACTGAGAGAGCTTTCCGATTTCGCGGGTTACAAGCGTGAGTTTCTGCAGCTGTTTGGTTTCGAGGTCGATGGTGTTGATTACGACGCCGATGTCGATCCGATAGCCAACATCGAGAATATGGTTTAA